In a genomic window of Mycolicibacterium neoaurum VKM Ac-1815D:
- a CDS encoding NlpC/P60 family protein, with protein MPTALSTPLHHLLAQLGPGAPARPDAELAVLGSRLSETAAALGRLADALPQSWSGPAASAASGYLREVSDALHALAEHLGALGAEIDEAAGTVTGVRAELERLITDFETRAAALQAQPGGAEVVADEAQRAHAAANGLVGDLRGRLAGGAQNLATPPPALAPAGLGPVATGSAGGARPGSGLADAVLAAHRQIEAPDAAQFGAGEAVRLPDGSTVAAPNAVAAGAVRHALTQLGVPYQWGGTTAGVGLDCSGLTQWAYREAGLDIPRLAQEQDIGAAVDAGSLRPGDLAVWDGHVAMIVGNNTMIEAGDPVQLSPVRTTNAGQGFQGFWRPTA; from the coding sequence ATGCCCACCGCGCTCAGCACCCCGCTGCATCATCTGCTCGCACAGCTCGGGCCGGGCGCGCCCGCGCGTCCCGATGCCGAACTGGCCGTGCTGGGGTCCCGGTTGTCCGAGACCGCAGCGGCGCTCGGTCGCCTGGCCGACGCCCTACCGCAGTCCTGGTCCGGCCCCGCCGCATCGGCGGCCTCGGGATATCTGCGCGAGGTCTCCGATGCGCTGCACGCCCTCGCCGAGCATCTCGGTGCGTTGGGCGCCGAGATCGACGAGGCCGCCGGGACCGTCACCGGGGTGCGGGCCGAACTCGAACGGCTGATCACCGACTTCGAGACGCGTGCCGCGGCCCTGCAGGCCCAGCCCGGTGGCGCCGAGGTGGTCGCCGACGAGGCTCAACGTGCGCACGCCGCCGCAAACGGGCTGGTCGGCGATCTCCGCGGCCGGCTGGCAGGCGGTGCGCAGAACCTGGCCACGCCACCGCCGGCGCTCGCACCGGCCGGCCTGGGTCCGGTGGCGACCGGTTCGGCCGGGGGCGCCCGTCCGGGTTCCGGGCTCGCCGACGCGGTACTCGCCGCGCACCGACAGATCGAGGCGCCGGATGCCGCACAGTTCGGGGCGGGCGAGGCCGTCCGCCTGCCCGACGGCAGCACCGTGGCAGCCCCGAATGCCGTGGCGGCCGGCGCGGTGCGCCACGCCCTCACCCAGCTCGGGGTGCCCTACCAGTGGGGTGGCACGACGGCCGGGGTCGGGCTGGACTGCAGTGGGCTGACGCAGTGGGCCTACCGGGAGGCCGGTCTGGACATCCCGCGGCTGGCCCAGGAACAAGACATCGGGGCGGCGGTGGACGCCGGGTCGCTGCGCCCCGGCGATCTGGCCGTCTGGGACGGTCACGTCGCGATGATCGTCGGCAACAACACCATGATCGAGGCGGGTGATCCGGTCCAGCTCTCCCCCGTCCGGACGACCAATGCCGGTCAGGGATTCCAGGGTTTCTGGCGTCCCACCGCATGA